In Elephas maximus indicus isolate mEleMax1 chromosome 4, mEleMax1 primary haplotype, whole genome shotgun sequence, a genomic segment contains:
- the NOPCHAP1 gene encoding NOP protein chaperone 1 yields MEMHGQPDPRPNCSLSTPGCSGVSVSKELLTAGSGGLGGIWDRLLINSKPNSRKNSNLQTVRIERSPLLDQVQTFLPQMAQANEKLRKEIAAAPPGQFDIENVDETLGKIIQMDVALFEMNQSDSKEENSSEESSQDSSENSSESEDEEVSIPGQVTIDNIKLPNSEGGKGKIEVLDSPASKKKKQ; encoded by the exons ATGGAGATGCACGGTCAACCCGACCCCAGGCCGAACTGTTCTTTGTCCACCCCGGGCTGCTCGGGGGTGTCGgtgtccaaggagctgctgacgGCCGGGAGCGGCGGCCTCGGAG gaatatgGGACAGGTTGCTTATCAACTCCAAGCCTAATTCCAGAAAGAACTCTAATCTTCAAACAGTTCGGATAGAGAGGAGTCCCT TATTGGACCAAGTAcagacctttctcccacagatggcCCAGGCAAATGAAAAGTTAAGAAAAGAAATAGCAGCTGCACCACCTGGTCAGTTTGATATCGAAAATGTTGATGAGACTCTTGGAAAAATTATACAAATG GATGTGGCCTTGTTTGAGATGAATCAGTCTGACTCAAAAGAAGAGAACAGTTCAGAAGAAAGTTCTCAAGACAGTTCAGAGAACAGCTCAGAATCTGAGGATGAAGAAGTCAGCATTCCTGGTCAAGTCACCATAGATAACATTAAACTTCCTAATTCAGAAGGTGGAAAAGGCAAGATAGAAGTTCTGGATAGTCCTGCcagtaaaaagaagaaacaatga